CTTATTTTATTCTTGTCATCATCAGTACAATCGTTACACCGCCGGATTTTATAGTGCAGCTTGTGGTTGCTGTACCATTAATTCTGCTTTACGAAATTAGCATTAATCTAGCTGCATTTGTATATCGAAAAAAGCAACGGAAACACGAAGCTTTTATGAGCGAATCTGAATCCTAGGGAGGGGGAGGCCATTGCGCTCCTTTTATCACTTTTTAATGACATATCGAGGAAAAAAACAACCGGATGACCAAAGTCGATTAGCTGATTGGGCTTTCCATGATCATCATTTTCCAAAGCAATCCACGAACTACAGTGAAATAAGTGACTACTTGGAATGGAATAGTCCTTTTCCAACAGCTTTAACAGTGTTTGATGAATTGTGGGAAACATATACCATGCATGATATGTAAAAAAGCTTGAGTTATTAAACTCAAGCTTTTTTAAAGAATAAGAAAGTATAAACTTAGGTGCTTATGGATAATGAAATAACCGAATAGTCACGTCCAGCGCATGAGCCCAGCAACTAGGCGACTTTAGAAATGCGCCCTACGATAAGTCATCATCGGTTCGTCATAAAGAGGAAGGCCGACTAAAAACGGGCTTGCCGCTCAGACGTCGGCATACCCCTGTTTTAGTGGCATGATTCCTAAATCTTTAGTTGATTCGTTCCATTCGCTACGTTGCTAAACGGGCGCTTGCGCCTTTGTTCTAAGATAAGAAACCAGCATGGATCGCCTAGAGCGCAAGCCACCATCTATCATGAAAAAACTTTTGCTTTACAATGTTTAGATTCTTAAAATACTGTCTAAATTCTTAATTTAATATCGGAAAATTAGGTTTTTACTAGATGACGAGAGTGGATAAAGAACATTCGTAAGGAAAAACAATACGTAACAGATGCATTTACACTTCATTAATTCTTAAATTCATCAACTTTTATAGAAATGTTCCTTTACGGTCAAAATAATGACTATACCATTTTATTAAACATATTCCCCCTCCAAAAATAATAATAGATTGATGGAGATAAAGTGCATCATCGCATCATCTACCTTTACTTTATTTTTGCTTGTGCATTTATTCACTTTAAATAACCATTAAATTTCCTATTAAGGAAAAAATATATTGACATACAATTAATTCAATTTTATTGTTATATTGACCGATTGTTATAATAAAGAGGTGATTTAAAAATGAGTGCTAACAAAAATTCCAGGGAAAAATTAGTTCAGACAGCTTCTCGACTATTTCAGTTACAAGGCTACCATGGGACTGGAGTAAAGCAAATTGTAGAAGAAAGCCATTCACCTAAAGGTTCGTTATATTATTATTTTCCAAATGGGAAAGAACAATTAGCTATCGAATCCGTACAGTCAACTGCACAGTTCATACGCAACAAAATTCAAGAAAGTCTTGATAAAGAAGACGATCCAATTAAAGCTATTCAATCATTAATTTATGATATGGCTGGATTCTTTCAAGAAAAATTAAAGCTTGAAGGGGTTCCAATTGCATCCGTTGCCTTGGAAACTTCTCTGATTAGTGAGCCTTTAAGAAAGGTGTGCCAAGAAGCATATACAAGCTTTCAAGATCAATTTACAGAAAAGTTACTTCATGCACGTGTAGAAGAAAAAAGAGCACGTGAATTAGGAATTGTAATTAATTCCATGATTGAAGGAGCATTTTTAATTTCTTTTACCAGGGGTAATGCAGAACCATTATTTTTAGTTGCTAAACAAATCCCATCACTTTTACAACAATGACATAAAAAAATCAGAGAGAAGGATCAATATGAAAGTATTAGTAACAGGAGCTTCTGGCAATGTAGGGAGATATGTAGCTCATGAACTTCTTCAAATGGGTGAACAAGTAGTTGCTGCTGGAACCGATATAGAAAAACTTCACGATTTGTTTGAAGATGAGGCGGAACAAGTAATATTAGATTTTACAGATTCGATGACGTATAAAAAAGCCCTTCATGATGTGGATCGCGTGTTTTTAATGCGTCCACCACATCTAGGTAAACCAAAGGACTTATTTCCATTCATAGATGCAATGAAACAAAATCATATTCGGTTCGTGTCTTTTTTATCACTCATGGGAGTGGAGAAAAACAGCCTTCCGCCACATCATAAGATTGAGAAATATATAGAATCAGCGGGTATACCGTATGGACATATTCGTCCTGGATTCTTTATGCAGAATATATCAGGTGTCCACGCAGCCGAAATTAAAGAGAGGAACCAAATTTTTATACCAGCAGGGAGGAGCAAGACGAGTTTTATTGATGCAGAGGATATTGGTCTTGCTGTAGCCACTATTTTGCACGAGCCTGATAAATATCAGAATACAGCCTATACCATTACAGGACCAGAGGCACTTGATTATTACCAAATAGCCGATATCCTTACAAAAGTTACCGGAAGAAGGATCATCTATACAAAGCCAGGTTTTTTAAGGTACAGAAATTATTACGTAAAAAAAAGAGATTTGCATAAAGCCTATGTAAATGTAACGGTTGCTTTATATTTCATGACTCGACTAGGAACAGCAAAAGAAGTAACGATAGATTTTATCAAACTAACTGGGAAACAGCCACGTTCGTTTGAAGCTTTTGCAAGGAAGCATATTAATTGCTTTATATAAATATATTTGAGCCAAGGGGGAGGATGGGTTTCATACTAGATTTAAACATTTTTAAGGAAAACATGTTAAAGCTAAGGAAAAGGTAAAAGAGATAAAGAAAAATATACGTTTATCTTTGACAAGGACGATTTTTAAATTGGAAAGCTAGTCAACATGAAGCTTTTACAATTGCTCTTTGTCATTAAATACTGAAATTTACTTAACCTTGTTGAAGGCTCGTTGCAATATAACCAAAATATAATTCCAAACAAATAGATAAATACCTAAACACAAATTTCAAACAAACGTTTGATTGATTCTCTATTGCAATGTTCTAGGACTAATTTTCTGCAACATTCGGCAAATGAAGTTAAATAATTTAAAAAAGCTGTAACTATGTGCGGTTGCCCGGGAAATATTATGCTTGATTTAGAGTTAGTTATTTCCTACTGTTGGGAAAGGAAATCCTAGTTTTCTGCAACCATTTATAGAGAAGTGTTAGAATCCAAGTACATAGCAGCAGCTTTAATGATTTATTGCAGCTGAGCCTACACTATTTTTGCAGGCTAACGTACACTACTTATAGGTGATTTGCTTAAGAAAGGAGTATGATCATATGGTATTTCCACCAAACCAATCGACCAATTTCCCATTTCATATGCCACAAGGCAATTTTGGTAATAATATGAGACCTTTTAATCCTCAGCATCGTTTTCCTCGAACCCCATTTCCCTCTGGTCCTTTTTCCGGAGCTCCGATGCCAGGGGGACAATCACTTTCTAAAGGAGGGAAATTACGAAATTTGCTGAGCCTTTTACGACCACAAACTGGAGTGGATACTATTGGTGGAGGATTTTTAAAAGGAGCTGGGGGGTTAAATGGTGCACTGGATAATGTACAGCAGGTGTTAAATGTTGTTCAGCAGGCCACGCCTCTCGTCAAAGAATATGGACCAATGGTAAAGAATCTTCCTGCAATGTATCGGATGATGAAAGCATTTAATTCGTTTAATGATGAAGAAGAAAGTGAAGATACCAAAAAACAAACAACCGATTCACCTTCCGATAATGACTTGGACAACACAGATCAAACTGAACAGTCTGCAGGACAGCCCGTGGGCGATAATCAGCAGATTGGAAAGTCTATCCCAAAGCTATTTATTTGATTTATAATGCTCCCAACTTGATTTTTTCTTCTATAAAGGGAAAAATAGAGGAAAATACGTAGAAGGGATGATAATTATGAATGCTACAGCAAAAGCGTATGCAACATTTGCTGGAGGCTGTTTTTGGTGTATGGTTGAGCCGTTTGATGAACGCCCTGGGATTATCCGCATCACATCTGGATATACAGGAGGGTCTGTCGAAAATCCTACGTATGAGCAAGTTTGTTCTAATGTAACTGGACATGTGGAAGCAGTTCAAATTGAATTTGACCCAAATATTATGAGCTATAAAAAGTTATTGGATACCTTCTGGCAGCAGATAGACCCTACTGACCCTCGTGGTCAATTTAATGATCGCGGCGAATCGTATCAAACTGCGATTTTCTATCATAATGAACAGCAAAAGAAAGAAGCCGAGGCTTCTAAAAAAGAACTTGAAGCTAGTGGAAGGTTCACGAAACCAATCGTGACCAAGATCCTCCCTGCAAAGCCTTTTTATCCTGCTGAAGAAAATCATCAGGACTATTATAAGAAGCATGGGTTTCATTATCGTCTCTATAAAAAAGGATCAGGCAGGGAGGATTTTATCAATAAGCACTGGAAAAACAAGTATGATCAAAAAGAATTGAAGCGAAAGCTCACGCCTATGCAATATCATGTGACCCAGGAAAACGGGACAGAACGGCCATTTCAAAATGAATATTGGGATAAAGAAGAAGAAGGGATTTATGTAGATATCGTGTCTGGTGAGCCGCTATTTTCTTCCAAGGATAAGTACGATGCTGGTTGTGGTTGGCCAAGTTTCACCAAGCCTATAGATCGTTATCAACTTGTAGAAAACACCGACACAACGCACGGAATGATACGTACAGAAGTCCGAAGTAAGGAAGCAGACTCGCATTTGGGACATGTGTTTGAAGATGGTCCAAAAGATAAAGGAGGGCTTCGTTATTGTATGAACTCTGCTGCTATGCGTTTTATTCCAAAAAACAAGCTAGAAGAAGAAGGCTACGGAGAGTATGTCACTTTATTTAAAGATTAAGTAGACGGTAATAATATTATGTAAACTAAAAAAGGGGATAACAATTATGATTCATTTAAACTGGGAAAACCGAAAAACTATAAAGCAATTAAAATGCGTTCATGCCGATGCGAAAAAGTTTGTAGTGAATAACAAATTAACGCCTGGAAAGATTTATGATGTTAAAAATGAAACAGATGAGTTTTACTTTATCATTGATAACAGTAATCGCATTGGCGGATTTCGCAAAGAATATTTTGAAGAAGTGAAATAGTTGCGAATAGCCTTGTTCACTCTCTGTAGAAAATACTTATTTATGAGGCTATTGTTTGTTTAAAACAATATAGTGGCAAAATGCAATAAGGAAAATAACCACCACATTTATACTCACCCGAAAAGTTAGAGTAAGATATCTAACTTTTCGGATGGTTATTTTTAATGAATACATGACAGCAAATAAAGATTTTAAGGTATTCGGATTAAAATACGGATTTACAACGTTAATCGTGTGGAAAAACAACAAATAAAACTGTTATAAAGCATAATCTATTTTAAAAATTCGACAGCATTTTGTTAATACATAGCAGGATAAATTGGATAAGGATTACTGTTGACTTTCACCATTAAGGGTAGCGTCAGGAGGAAATTTCAATATAAAAAAGCTTAATTTCTCATTTTAATGCTGAGAAATTAGGCCTTTTCATTGCTCCATTAAAGCGCCCGATTGTTGTTTAGCCTAATCATTAGAATAACGTTCTGACAGCTTCTTTTTATGTGACTGAAACACTTCTTCTAGAGGGATATTGTACTTGTTTGCAATCACTATTAAATTACCTAATACATCTCCTAATTCTTCAGTTAACTCTTGTTTATTTTCTTAAAAGAACGAAAATTCGTTAACTGAACTTGCTTTCCCACTTATCCAACTTTTTACTAATTAACTGGTGTAATTCTTTATCGTTCTCGGATAATTTATAAAACATAGCTAAGGCTACTAAAATAACATCAATACATTCTTCTTTTACATCTCCGATTCCTAATTGTTTGTACTCACTTCCGCTTGCTTTTATGTAAGATAGTACAGCTTGGGAGGTTTCGCCAACTTCCTCTGATAGCTTTAATGCCATTTGCTCTAACGTTTTTGGTTCTTTTTGACTGAGTAACTTAATTTCTTTTAGCAGCTGTTCCAAGATTTCTTCCTCTTTCTTTAATTATTTCTGAAGTTATTTTAATTTTATTATTGCCATTTATGTATATAGGTACTTTTGTATTCTTTAAGTTTTTTTACTAACTCTTTTGAATTATTGTCCATGACTATTAAATCTTTATACGCCGATTTTATAAATCCTTGTTCAATCATATGGTCAAAAAGAGATAAAATTGATGTGTAGTAATTGTTGATATTGAGTAATGCGCAAGGTTTATTATGGTATCCTAGTTGAGCCCAAGTAAATACTTCAAACCATTCCTCTAAAGCCCCAGAACCACCAGGCAATGCAATAAACCCATCCGCATACTCTACCATTAATGCCTTTCTTTCATGCATAGTATTAACAACATGAAGTTCAGATAGTTGTTGATGTGCTATTTTAACATTTTTTAACTTCTCAGGTATAACGCCAATTACCTTACCCCCTGCTTCCATCACAGCATCAGCAACTGCACCCCATTTCAACCAACTGTTGCTCCTCCATAAACAAGGTTTAATCCATTATCTACCAAAATTTTCCCTAAATTCCTTGCTTGCTTCATATAGATGGGATCATTTCCAGTACTAGAACCACAGTAAACTGCAATTGTTTTCATATATATACTCCCCCAAAAAATAAACTAAAGACTACGAATCCAACATTATTTATTCTAACATCATTTTCCACAAACGAAAGAAAAAAGCTATATATGAAGACACACATAAATATCTACCGAGTGTTTATTCCACAATCTGACCCTTTAATGGAGTAAGGAATGATTATTTGTTCTCTTCCGATAGCTTTAGCTTTCTATATAATGACGCTCTAGACACATTGGTAATTTCGCAAATTTGATTTAACGTCATATTTCCTTCTTTATAAAGCTCTACTGCATAATTCATTCCTGTATAATTTTTATGATACTTCTTTAACCGCCTTTAAACTTTCCCTCTTTCTTAGCTAGCTCAATCCATTCACGTTGTCGTATTCGAATAAGGTCCCGTTCTAGTTGGTTCACACCTGCCATAACCGTAATTAAGAATTGGCTGTATGGATTATCTTCTGATAAATCGAGCCATATGTATCTTTTAGTGATTTTAACCTTACCTTTGTACTTCGTATGTTATCGATTAATTCAAATAGATCTTGTGTACTGCGAGTGATTCGAGTTAAACCTGTAACATAAATAATATGAAGAATTTGAGGTGTTGTAATTGAAACCATATGACAGAATTATGAATGCTCTTAAGAGACTTTCCATAGAGCATCCCTATGACAAAATAACATATGCTGTTGTTGCGAAAGAAGCTGAAGTTCATTGGACAAATGGACTCAAAACTTTCCAGAGCTTGGACAGGCTTATGAACTAAAAGTTCAATTCTTTGACATATATGACATAAATGAAACCGAATTAACCAACGATGCTAATAAATTCTATCAAAGTTGGCTTTCAAATATACGCAAAGAATTAATGACTTATTTTGAAGATCTAATTAAGACTACACTTTATCCGATTACACAATTTTATTACGAATTGGTAAGCTATTATTAGCAGCTATTCGTTATAGTTTACGATATCACTTTCATTTTTTGCTATAAATGCGTTATAATAACTAGTACAATCATTAAATATCTACTTACTATTGTTGGATGGATCGAAGAAGGAGGAGAGCCGTCTTGGCTTTTGTAATTACATCACCGTGTAAAGATGAAAAAGCAGGAGAATGTGTAGAAGTTTGCCCTGTTGATTGCATAGAAGAAGGGAAAGATATGTTTTATATCGACCCTGATATATGTATTGATTGTGGCGCTTGTGAAGCTGTATGTCCAGTGGAAGCAATTTATATGGAAGATGAAGTTCCTGAAGAGGAAACAGAATATATAGCGTTAAACCGGAAATTTTTTGAAGAACAATAAAGTGCTGAAAAAAAGCAAGCTGCTTTATTCAACAGCTTGCTTTTTTTCAGTTAAGTAGCGTTAATCAAACGTTCATTTATCTGACAGAAAACTTCGAATAACCAGCTTCATTTTCGTAAGTCTTTTGGTCAATATGAGTCACCTTTATGAAAGGGTTCATACCGTTTTCTAAAGCATTTATAAATCGTTGCAAATTAGTTTCACTGCCTTCTGCTTCTAATTCAACTGTTCCATCCTCGTTATTCTTAACCCAGCCTCGAATGTCTAATTCTACTGCTTTCTGTTTGGCAGAATAGCGAAAGCCAACTCCTTGTACGCGACCATGAAAAATGGCGTGTATTCGCATATTTATCACCTCATTTAAAAATATCCATTAATGATAAATGTTAAACATACTTAACGACTAAAACAAACAATTACTGCCCATACTATGTATAATTATAAATATTGATAGAAAGGAGTGAAGGCTCTTGGTTCATTTTCATTTGCCTGAACACTCACAATCTTATTGGCGTGACACATCAAAGCTAAAAGAGTTTCCATCATTAGATACTTCCATTCATACAGAAGTGGGGGTCGTTGGTGGGGGAATTACAGGAATTACAACAGCTTATTTGTTAACAAAACAAAATGTAAAGGTCACATTGATCGATGCAAATCCTATTTTAAAAGGAACCACCGGTCATACAACAGCTAAAATCACTGCCCAACATGGTCTTATTTATGATGAGCTTATCCAGCATTTTGGACTAGAACAAGCTACTCTTTATTATAAAGCAATGGATGGGGCTAAGCAATTTATCGAAAACACTATAAAAGAATTACAAATTAAGTGTGATTACTATCATGATGATGCGTTTATCTATACCAATTCTGATCAGTGGAAAAATGATTTAGAAAAAGAAAAAGCTGCTTATGATCAATTAGGGATTAAAAGTGAGTTGCTGGAGGCAATGCCATTGCAACTCCCAATGAAATTAGCTTTACAAATGCAAAACCAGGCCCATTTTCATCCCTTAAAATACTTAACTGCACTACTTGAAAAAAGTTTAAAGAACGGCTTAACCGTTTATGAAAATACCGTTGCAGTGGATATAGACCATAATCATACAAGCCCTGTGATTGTAACCAAAGAAGGTCATCGCATCACATGTAATCATATTATTTCTGCCTCGCATTTTCCGTTTTATGATCGAGATAGTTTTTATTTTACAAGGATGTATGCAGAGCGTGCATACGTATTAGGCATGCAAGCAACTCAGAAGTATCCAGGTGGAATGTATATTAATGCAGAATCTCCAACTAGATCTGTGCGCTCCACGAAATGGGATGGAAAGGAACTATGGTTAATTAGTGGGGAAAATCATAAAACAGGTCAAGGCAAACCAACACATGAACATTTTAAATCTTTGCAAGCGTTCGCTGAGGAAAACTTTACAGTAGCCTCGTATGATTATCGCTGGTCTGCGCAAGATTTAACAACATTGGATAAAGTTCCATATATCGGCTATTTAAAAAAGTCGACACCTAATATTCTTGTTGCAACAGGGTTCCGTAAATGGGGAATGACAAATGGAACTGCTGCAGCTAACATATTAACCGACTTAATAATGCAGGTAACAAATGAATATGCTGAACTGTTTGAACCATCACGATTTAAAGCCGATCCATCAATAAAAAAATTCGTACAAACGAATACAGATGTAGCAAAACAGATGATACAAGGTAAATTAGATAATACGAATAATCAATTTGATTTAGAACAGTTAAAAACCGATCAAGCAACAGTTACACGAATAAATGGCAAACGATCCGGAGTTTATAAAGATATAGAAAATCAAATTCATATTGTCGATACAACATGTACGCATTTAAAATGTGAAGTGGAATGGAATTCTGGAGAACGCACTTGGGACTGTCCGTGTCACGGTTCGCGGTTTTCATATACGGGTGAAGTTATTAACGGGCCAGCAAACAAACCTTTGAAGAAAATGGCCCCAGATAAACTAAACTAAAACAAAAAAATTACTATGAACCATAATCCATAGTAATTTTTTTGTTTTGTCTCATTATCACAAGAATACTTAGTTTTTGAGACGATAAACCACTAACTTCCGATAATATATATTATGTAAACTAGAATTATTTCAAGCGTAGCTATAAAGTCTGAACTCTCCTCTTCATCAAACTTGATGTGAGTTAAGTGGGTTAAATTTTAAACGTTTGAATTAGACATAGTTCATCATCGATTATGTCCTGTCTTTCATGGGTCTCAATATTTAATCTATTATAAACCTTTTTCCAAAATGCAATCGCACGTCTATTTTCTGCAACCTGAATTACAAAATATTGCCCTTGCTTCTCTTTAAATAATTTTTCAACAGCCTGGAAAGCCAAACCTTTTCCTTTGTACTTATTGAGTATAAAGAAGTCGTTTATTCCATAATCATTGCTTTTATTCAAAAATGGGCGTTCTAATAGTAATATAAACCCGATAATATCACCGCCCAACTGTATAAAATAAGGCGATAATCCATCTACGGTCCAGAAGTTATCTAATTCCACATAATGAAAGATACCATCTTCTCCCACATCTAAATTCATGGTGAAATTTGATAACTCATGAAGATACAATGAGCAAAAGTTACGCAAAATATATTTTTCTGATTCTGGAACTTTTTTAAGTATAACAGTCAACGTATAACATCCCTTTATCTATTCCTGCTTATAACATATATCTTTCTGTTGATACAAATAAAACATAGAATTTTTTAGGTTAAATGAATTATTATGGGACCTTCAAGTACATAACACCACTATGTTCCTATAATAAGGAGAATATGTATAAATGCAAAAGTAAACGGTGCGGTCATCGTAATTACATACATTGCTTTTTCAATCTTACGGAGTCTTCTTTGTTTTGAGTTGGCGATAATAAAGAAGATGGATATGAGTATTAAAAAAAGCTAATGCTTTTAAATTTTCTAGAAAGATAAGCAAGTAAGC
This genomic interval from Virgibacillus pantothenticus contains the following:
- a CDS encoding YozE family protein, which encodes MRSFYHFLMTYRGKKQPDDQSRLADWAFHDHHFPKQSTNYSEISDYLEWNSPFPTALTVFDELWETYTMHDM
- a CDS encoding TetR/AcrR family transcriptional regulator — encoded protein: MSANKNSREKLVQTASRLFQLQGYHGTGVKQIVEESHSPKGSLYYYFPNGKEQLAIESVQSTAQFIRNKIQESLDKEDDPIKAIQSLIYDMAGFFQEKLKLEGVPIASVALETSLISEPLRKVCQEAYTSFQDQFTEKLLHARVEEKRARELGIVINSMIEGAFLISFTRGNAEPLFLVAKQIPSLLQQ
- a CDS encoding SDR family oxidoreductase — protein: MKVLVTGASGNVGRYVAHELLQMGEQVVAAGTDIEKLHDLFEDEAEQVILDFTDSMTYKKALHDVDRVFLMRPPHLGKPKDLFPFIDAMKQNHIRFVSFLSLMGVEKNSLPPHHKIEKYIESAGIPYGHIRPGFFMQNISGVHAAEIKERNQIFIPAGRSKTSFIDAEDIGLAVATILHEPDKYQNTAYTITGPEALDYYQIADILTKVTGRRIIYTKPGFLRYRNYYVKKRDLHKAYVNVTVALYFMTRLGTAKEVTIDFIKLTGKQPRSFEAFARKHINCFI
- the vrrA gene encoding VrrA/YqfQ family protein, giving the protein MVFPPNQSTNFPFHMPQGNFGNNMRPFNPQHRFPRTPFPSGPFSGAPMPGGQSLSKGGKLRNLLSLLRPQTGVDTIGGGFLKGAGGLNGALDNVQQVLNVVQQATPLVKEYGPMVKNLPAMYRMMKAFNSFNDEEESEDTKKQTTDSPSDNDLDNTDQTEQSAGQPVGDNQQIGKSIPKLFI
- the msrB gene encoding peptide-methionine (R)-S-oxide reductase MsrB — translated: MNATAKAYATFAGGCFWCMVEPFDERPGIIRITSGYTGGSVENPTYEQVCSNVTGHVEAVQIEFDPNIMSYKKLLDTFWQQIDPTDPRGQFNDRGESYQTAIFYHNEQQKKEAEASKKELEASGRFTKPIVTKILPAKPFYPAEENHQDYYKKHGFHYRLYKKGSGREDFINKHWKNKYDQKELKRKLTPMQYHVTQENGTERPFQNEYWDKEEEGIYVDIVSGEPLFSSKDKYDAGCGWPSFTKPIDRYQLVENTDTTHGMIRTEVRSKEADSHLGHVFEDGPKDKGGLRYCMNSAAMRFIPKNKLEEEGYGEYVTLFKD
- a CDS encoding DUF6501 family protein encodes the protein MIHLNWENRKTIKQLKCVHADAKKFVVNNKLTPGKIYDVKNETDEFYFIIDNSNRIGGFRKEYFEEVK
- a CDS encoding MazG-like family protein gives rise to the protein MEQLLKEIKLLSQKEPKTLEQMALKLSEEVGETSQAVLSYIKASGSEYKQLGIGDVKEECIDVILVALAMFYKLSENDKELHQLISKKLDKWESKFS
- a CDS encoding TIGR00730 family Rossman fold protein, with the protein product MKWGAVADAVMEAGGKVIGVIPEKLKNVKIAHQQLSELHVVNTMHERKALMVEYADGFIALPGGSGALEEWFEVFTWAQLGYHNKPCALLNINNYYTSILSLFDHMIEQGFIKSAYKDLIVMDNNSKELVKKLKEYKSTYIHKWQ
- a CDS encoding transposase; protein product: MDKWTQNFPELGQAYELKVQFFDIYDINETELTNDANKFYQSWLSNIRKELMTYFEDLIKTTLYPITQFYYELVSYY
- a CDS encoding indolepyruvate ferredoxin oxidoreductase subunit alpha, yielding MAFVITSPCKDEKAGECVEVCPVDCIEEGKDMFYIDPDICIDCGACEAVCPVEAIYMEDEVPEEETEYIALNRKFFEEQ
- a CDS encoding acylphosphatase, producing MRIHAIFHGRVQGVGFRYSAKQKAVELDIRGWVKNNEDGTVELEAEGSETNLQRFINALENGMNPFIKVTHIDQKTYENEAGYSKFSVR
- a CDS encoding FAD-dependent oxidoreductase, producing the protein MVHFHLPEHSQSYWRDTSKLKEFPSLDTSIHTEVGVVGGGITGITTAYLLTKQNVKVTLIDANPILKGTTGHTTAKITAQHGLIYDELIQHFGLEQATLYYKAMDGAKQFIENTIKELQIKCDYYHDDAFIYTNSDQWKNDLEKEKAAYDQLGIKSELLEAMPLQLPMKLALQMQNQAHFHPLKYLTALLEKSLKNGLTVYENTVAVDIDHNHTSPVIVTKEGHRITCNHIISASHFPFYDRDSFYFTRMYAERAYVLGMQATQKYPGGMYINAESPTRSVRSTKWDGKELWLISGENHKTGQGKPTHEHFKSLQAFAEENFTVASYDYRWSAQDLTTLDKVPYIGYLKKSTPNILVATGFRKWGMTNGTAAANILTDLIMQVTNEYAELFEPSRFKADPSIKKFVQTNTDVAKQMIQGKLDNTNNQFDLEQLKTDQATVTRINGKRSGVYKDIENQIHIVDTTCTHLKCEVEWNSGERTWDCPCHGSRFSYTGEVINGPANKPLKKMAPDKLN
- a CDS encoding GNAT family N-acetyltransferase; amino-acid sequence: MTVILKKVPESEKYILRNFCSLYLHELSNFTMNLDVGEDGIFHYVELDNFWTVDGLSPYFIQLGGDIIGFILLLERPFLNKSNDYGINDFFILNKYKGKGLAFQAVEKLFKEKQGQYFVIQVAENRRAIAFWKKVYNRLNIETHERQDIIDDELCLIQTFKI